Proteins encoded within one genomic window of Humulus lupulus chromosome 1, drHumLupu1.1, whole genome shotgun sequence:
- the LOC133788638 gene encoding probable amidase At4g34880: protein MRVNLSTRLLSLPLILLFLGFVSRFNGSGFSIEEATIADIQRAFADGKLTSRQLVDFYIDQIARLNPQLHGVLEVNPDARCQADKADEEREEARWRGGRSSLGELHGVPVLLKDSIATKDALNTTAGSYALLGSKVQRDATVVERLRGAGAVILGKASLTEWYGTRSSLIPNGWCARGGQAMSPYNESGDPCGSSSGPAISVAANMVAVSLGTETDGSMICPADHNSVVGIKPTVGLTSRAGVVPISPRQDSIGPMSRTVSDAVYVLDAIVGYDPRDHDATEAAAKFIPIGGYKQFLKKNGLRGKRLGVVSNPFLASYNGSSAISTFETHLSTLRHRGATIIDHLEIANIDIILDPCQSGEAFALVTEFKLEIKKYLAELVDSPVRSLADIIAFNSDSSDLEMTEKYGQEEFLMAEMTDGMGEDALKAIEAMKQLSENGFEKLMKENELDAVVTLGWAASTMLAIGGYPAISVPAGFESSNAMPFGICFGGLKGTEPKLIEIAFGFEQATLARRPPISKSAHMEMK from the exons ATGCGGGTCAACCTTTCGACACGACTACTCTCCCTACCGTTGATCTTACTATTCTTAGGCTTCGTCAGCAGATTCAATGGCTCAGGCTTCTCTATCGAAGAGGCCACCATTGCCGATATTCAACGCGCCTTCGCCGACGGAAAGCTGACTTCCCGGCAACTAGTTGACTTTTACATTGATCAGATCGCAAGGCTCAATCCCCAGCTCCACGGCGTACTGGAAGTCAACCCGGATGCGCGGTGTCAGGCGGACAAGGCTGACGAGGAGAGGGAGGAGGCCAGGTGGCGCGGCGGGAGGTCGTCGCTGGGTGAGCTCCATGGCGTGCCGGTGCTACTCAAGGACAGTATAGCGACTAAGGACGCGCTGAACACGACGGCAGGGTCGTATGCGCTGTTGGGTTCGAAGGTGCAGAGGGATGCCACCGTTGTGGAGAGGTTGAGAGGCGCCGGGGCTGTCATTTTGGGCAAGGCTAGTCTCACAGAGTGGTACGGTACTCGTTCTTCCTTGATTCCCAATGGGTGGTGTGCCAGAGGGGGACAAGCCATG AGCCCATACAATGAGTCGGGAGACCCATGTGGATCAAGCAGTGGACCCGCCATATCAGTTGCAGCAAACATGGTAGCAGTGTCACTTGGAACCGAGACAGATGGTTCCATGATCTGTCCTGCCGATCACAATTCCGTCGTCGGAATCAAACCCACTGTTGGCCTCACCAGCCGTGCCGGTGTTGTCCCAATTTCCCCACGTCAGGACTCAATCGG GCCAATGAGCAGGACGGTATCTGATGCGGTCTATGTGCTTGATGCAATTGTGGGCTATGATCCGAGAGACCATGATGCAACAGAAGCTGCAGCTAAATTCATTCCTATAGGTGGCTACAAAcagtttttgaaaaaaaatgggcTAAGAGGAAAGAGATTGGGAGTTGTAAGCAATCCATTTTTAGCCTCTTATAATGGATCTTCTGCTATTTCAACCTTTGAGACTCACCTCAGCACTTTAAG GCATAGGGGTGCAACCATAATTGATCATTTGGAAATAGCCAATATTGATATCATTCTGGATCCTTGCCAAAGCGGCGAAGCATTTGCACTAGTAACTGAGTTCAAGTTAGAGATAAAAAAATATCTTGCGGAGCTAGTAGACTCTCCTGTGAGATCTCTTGCAGACATTATTGCTTTCAATTCAGACAGTTCTGATTTG GAAATGACAGAGAAATATGGGCAAGAGGAGTTTCTTATGGCAGAGATGACAGACGGCATGGGAGAAGATGCATTGAAAGCAATAGAGGCAATGAAGCAGCTTTCAGAAAATGGATTTGAGAAACTGATGAAGGAGAATGAGTTGGATGCTGTGGTGACACTAGGCTGGGCTGCTTCTACAATGCTGGCAATTGGAGGCTACCCTGCAATTTCTGTTCCGGCTGGGTTCGAATCAAGCAATGCAATGCCATTTGGGATATGTTTTGGGGGATTAAAGGGTACTGAGCCTAAGTTGATTGAGATTGCTTTTGGCTTTGAACAAGCCACATTAGCACGAAGGCCTCCTATCTCGAAAAGTGCACACATGGAAATGAAGTAA